A genomic window from Heptranchias perlo isolate sHepPer1 chromosome 20, sHepPer1.hap1, whole genome shotgun sequence includes:
- the LOC137335920 gene encoding probable G-protein coupled receptor 139 — MSFVGRTYFMLRSVQLIYYPLLAAVGVPVNLLTIVILSLGKCGLSKCVTRYLVSMAAADLLVVIIDLVLRQIPIIYRSQFTFLYHIPVCNIHAVLLYAVTDCSVWFTVTFTFDRFVAICCQKLKTKYCTEKTAAVVLGTMSVLSCLKNTFWYFMFEGPYKLSNTPWFCFPVTGVSTSPVWAVIELLHYILTPCVPFILILLLNVFTVRHILVASRARRRLRGHSSGESPRDPEMESRRKSMMLLFVISGNFIVLWVVFMFTSINERLTYLARTSVILHPLVQELGFMLQLLSCCTNTCIYAVTQAKFREQLKKVVKYPFTVVVKFIK, encoded by the exons ATGTCATTTGTGGGGCGGACATATTTTATGCTTCGGAGTGTACAACTAATAtactatccgctcctcgctgctgtcggtgttcctg ttaattTATTGACAATTGTGATCCTCTCTcttggaaagtgcggtctctccaaatgtgtcactcgctacctggtgtccatggcagcggcggatctactggtcgttatcatcgacCTGGTATTGAGGCAGATTCCCATTATATACCGTTCACAGTTCACTTTTCTATACCAcattcccgtgtgtaatatccacgccgtactgctttatgcagtcacggactgttctgtctggttcaccgtcactttcaccttcgatcgatttgtggccatttgttgccagaagctgaaaactaaatattgcaccgagaaaacggcggctgtggttctgggaacaatgagtgtgctgagctgtttaaagaacactttctggtactttatgttcgaAGGTCCATATAAGCTTTCCAATACACCTTGGTTTTGTTTTCCAGTGACGGGTGTTTCAACATCACCGGTATGGGCAGTAATCGAACTTCTTCATTATATCCTCACCCCGTGTGTCCCATTTATTCTGATTCTGTTGCTCAACGTTTTTacagtcagacacattttagtggccagcagagcccgcaggagactccgcggtcacagcagtggggagagtcccagagacccagagatggagagtcgCAGGAAATCAATGATGttactgtttgttatctcagGAAACTTTATCGTGTTATGGGTGGTGTTCATGTTTACTTCTATTAATGAACGATTGACGTATTTGGCGCGTACGTCTGTAATTCTACATCCActtgtacaagaactgggatttatgctccagctcctgagttgctgcacaaacacctgtatttatgcagtgacccaggctaaattcagagagcagttgaaaaaagtggtgaaatatcccttcacTGTagttgttaaattcattaaatag